A window of Dermacentor andersoni chromosome 4, qqDerAnde1_hic_scaffold, whole genome shotgun sequence genomic DNA:
GAAAATGAAAAGGTATGCTTGGACTCTCCACACGGTATCTGAGAATAAAGTTGCTTCTTTGCCTTTGTGATGATCTGCTAAAGCAATGAAGCTACAGAGTGACCACAAAAGTGCACACTTAAGCATAACTGAAAACAGAGCCAAGCATGTGGCTTTCGGTACATGCAGTTTATTGTACTGATTCATATAGTGAGACAAAACTTTACTGTTTAACTTCGTTGGCAATATGCTTTATCAATACAGACTATTGAATATGGCCTCAAAAGAATGGCATGTATGTATAGTAGTCTTGTAAGTGTGTTGGGAACTTTTTATTGTGCTCATTGATTGAGAAACATTGCAGCTGAAAGTCAAACTAGCCTACAAACTatcatggcaacagcaacaatgcCATAAAGACTGACCTCGTTCTCCAATGACTTAATTGTTCTCTTATCATAAACATTGTGTGAACAAGGTAGTCAGTCCTTCACACCTCTTAGACATATGGCAAACGATGAGCATCTTGCATGCCTCATCACCTTTTAGAGTGCAGATGCCTTGCCACGCTGCAGCAAAAAATTAAAGCTTCACATGAATTTTCAGTTAAGTGAAGTTGCAATGTTGTGAACTTGTAACTTGAAGTATGGAAATTTTACACAATTATTTTGTGTGTGCACATGCATACATAACTAAGATGAAGTTTGTTGTCAAAGATGAGCCACAAGAAGTGCAAAAATGACAAGTCATGAACCAAAGCTCCTTGCTCCCTGCAAAGGAGTAAAAGAGCCCAGTTTATTTTTAAACAACACTAAAACACTGTACACTTGGCATATTTACAAATGCTAAAATTCACTGCAGTTTAAACTGTACAGTCGTTATATTTTGACAGTGCAAATTGCTGCCAAATCTGAGCAGTACCAATCAAGTGTCACTGTAAAAATACATTTTCATTAATGTCACCACAGGTGGGCAGAGCGTTCAGATaatttgccttttctttctttataggataaaaacaaaagaataagGTAGTTGGGAAAAGGTGGGAACAAAAATTAAAAGCAAAATAGAACACAGACTCCATTCAGCACTTTGAACTCTAACtacagagatgaaaaaaaaagaaaatattggtgTGGAGTCAAAGGCGGAATGCAGGAAAGTAACAACATATGAGCAATGAGTATGTACATTATACGACAATGTTATCATACATGCGGAATCTGCAGGTTACATGAAGAAGAGGCTAACTGTCCTTGCCGCCAAACTTGGGCCGATAGCGCATAGAGTAACGACTCCCATTCTCCTTCACCTCTAACTTTCCTGCCCACTCGGACGTTGCTGAGTTGCCTGTGGGACCACCGTAGTCCAAGTCGTGCTTCCATCGTTCGACGTACGCTCCCCCTCTGCCCTCACAGTGGTGTCCCAACACGGGCCGCCTAACGTTGGCCACATGCGATCGCCCTCTAGTGTAGCCGTCACTGCCCACATAGCAGTGGCTGGGCACCTCGTGCAGAGGAGACACTGGAGAGCTTCCACGTCGGTCCTCCAGCACCCCGTTGGGAGCCTTGGCCTTCTTCGGAATCCTGTAGCCACTCAGCGATGCACGAGGCTGCGACAGGGCCTCGGGAAGCAGCACACTGCATGTGACACTGTCACGTCTATCACGTCGCTCGGGCCTCTTGGGCATGTTCTCGTCTGATGTGTGCTTCACATAGCTGTTTGCAGTGGCCACGCCTTGCCTGCCTTCTGCAGGCTCGCGCGAGCTGGCCTCCTCGAGACTCTGAGCATTCTCCTGCTTCTGCATGGTGCTGCTGCGGGTGCAGCGACCCACGTCGTTGAGTTCTTCAGGAAACTCGCAAAGGGAGGCCAAGGTGGCCAACTGTGGGTGCTCTCCTTCCTCTGAGCAAGCTGTCATTCGTTTCCTCAACCGCCGActtctgctgctgccttttgctcCAATATCATCTCCTGCATCTCGATTCTCTAAGACCTCTCTTGCTTCATGCAACCCTAGCTCACTCTTTGCTTCAGAGAGTCGGGTAGTGCGACCAAAGTTCGACCTGTTTTCCTGCTCTACGGCGTCATCCTTTTTAACTTCTTTTCTGAGCACAACATTGCAAAGGTCATCACATGCTTCAACTGCTTCGGCCCGCCGACTTCGCATGCTCACTCTGCCATCAGTTTCACCTTTTTTTGCCTCGTGTCTGGACACACTTCTCACCCCTTCATCAGCCACCTCATTTTTGACCTCCAGCCTCCGACCCCGAACAAGAGGCTTGCATTCTACTTTCCCAATTTCATCAGCTTGACCCTCCGTTGTCCTAGATGCTCCGATCACTTCCTGGGCAACTTCAAGTTTTGTATCACATCTTCGACTTCTACTTGAACTTCTGCTCCTTATGTCTGTTGACTCTCCTCTCTTGCCTTCATTTCGAAACAGACACTTCTGCTCATCAAATCCAGTTTTCTGCTCATGCCTTCGACTTCGGTAAGGCACCTTACATTCCAATTCCATCGGTCCTTTTTGCTGCATTTCACTTTTAAGTAAGCTACGCACACTATTATCTAAAATCTCACATCGTCGGCTTCTTGTTGGAGTTTTGCTTCCTGCGTCCTCTTGTTCATTTTCCTTTGTGTCACCTCTGAGTGAACCTTTCAGCATACCATCACTAGCTTCCAGCCTTCTACTACGAGTTGGTGTTCTGTTGCCAATGTCAAAGAGGTCATCTTTCTTTTCAGTTGAAGACGGACTCCTTGCTAACTGATCCATTTCGGGCCTTCGACTTCGCATTGGTGTCCTGTTATTTACAACACCAATTTCATCCTTCCTTGTTTCGCCTTTTGATGCGCTTCTCATATAATCAACAGACCCGAGCCTTCGACTCCTTGTTTGTGCTTTGCACTCAACCTCGGCATGATCTTCTGTCCCGATCTCTTCCTTAATGGCGTTTCTCACAGTGTCAGCATTTCGGCTTCGAGTGGACATCCTGGCTTCAGTGTCATTGAGGTCCTCCTTTCTCATTTCATTCACAGTATCAGCGTTTCGGCTCCGAGTAGACATCCTGCTTTCAGTGTCGCTAATTTCATTCACAGTATCAGCATTTTGGCTTCGTGTGGACATCCTGCCTTCAGTATCACTAATTTCAGTCACGGTGTCAGCGCTTTGGCTTCGAGCGAACATCCCGCCTTCAGTGTTGCTAGTTTCATTCACAGTGTCAGGGTTTCGGCTTCGAGTAAACATCCTGCTTTCAGTGTTGCTAATTTCATTCACAGTGTCAGGGTTTCGGCTTCGAGTAAACATCCTGCTTTCAGTGTCGCTTATTTCATTCACAGTATCAGCATTTCGGCTTCGAGTAGGGATCCTGCTTTCAGTGTCACTAATTTCATTCACAGTGTCAGGGTTTCGGTTTCGAGTAGACATCCTGCCTTCGGCGTCGCCAATTTCATTCATAGTATCAGCATTTCGGCTTCGAGTGGACATCCTGCCTTCAGCGTCACTGAGGTCCTCTTTTCTGATTTCATTCCTAGACGAAGTACTCAAGGTGTCTTCTGCACTTTCCAGCCTATGACTTCGATTAGCTTTCAGCTGTGCCTCTGCGATCCCTCTGCTCAGATTGTTCTCTCCGCCTGCTGACTGACCACATTCCTTTTCACCAGCCTCAAGTTGTTCCTCAGAGAGTGTTTCCAGCGCAGCTGCTTTCTGCACTGGCCTCGTCGACAACTGATCAGCAGCAGTGTACCCTCTGCCGGAAACTGTTGTTGCAGAGTCAGCAGTACCTTGGCTGTCTTCATCTTGCGCAACACAGCCTTCGGACTCCCCAGCCCCACCCATCATGGACAGTCTCCGTGACCGAAGCCCGTTGACGTACTGTTTGGCATAAGGGTTTGGGAGCCTAGTAGGCGTGCTAGGTGGTTTCCTTGTAAGGCCATACAGGTTTGGCACCTCCCGACCTTCAAGTGCATCCAAAAGGAGTCGCAGGCACGGCTTGGGGCTCGACGGGTCTTGAGACACCAGCCGGTCATAAACATGTTCGCTCTGGCCAGACAGAATAACAGCCTCCCGCTCACGCTCGCTCATCTTGGGTCCTCCCGGCTTCAGCATTGCCACCTGGTGCTCAAAGATCTCTTCCCTTATTCTGAGCAGAGACTTGGCTATCTTTTCTCGCCTTGACACCATGTAGCAAAGGTTCCGCACCTGCAAGATCCACAGTACAGCGAAAAGGTTAGTCATCCCAAGAGCATCAGAAGTATTACAAAGGAAAGCATCCCGCCCTTGTTATAAGTGGACTATTCACACGAATTACAAGCATCATCACTGATTAACTTGTATATTCTCCTCTCAcaagcaagcttttttttttttttttttgccgacgtTCACACTTGTACAATGGGTGCTTTTAATCAAAATGTAAAGAGATTCTTCAGATGAAATACACTTCTTGTCTTGGGCTTATTTGCAAGCTGCTTTGCAGAGCCACGATTATTAAAGCCCAACCACACGGAGCATGGAATATGTGTCTTACTAATctcgtgtgtgtgcacgtgtctCTGATCCTGTATGCATGTGAAGAGGGGCAGGGCAGGCACCCACACAATACGCGCACACGTGAGCGCTTCAGTGCGCATACCACAGTGCTGCTAGATCACCTTTTGGGGAAATGCTTGTGTTTGGGGAAAGTTTATTCATAACTTTTGCAAAAGAGGCAATTGTGATAGAGATATCTGATCTCGATCAGGCTCGATCGCAGTATACAACACCTGTATAAAATTTTGATCACTTGCCTGTTATGGCAGCGTTAGGCATAACATGTCTCGCCATCTCGGCCCACAATCACCTTATCACGTGCCGATTCTTATGGTACTTGTGCTTCGCCAGCCAAAGTAAAGGCTGAACCCCAATGCAGGCAACCAGGAATTAATTATTGATAGCGTCCATTGTCTTCGTGCGACAAAGATCCAGTGGTGACTCTCTATGTGTCAGAACGACTTCGAAACAACAACCACCCGTTTCCAAAACTGAGTCGGAAGTTTACATGCCGACCACGACAATGGCGCACCACTCCAACCGCGTACGCTCAAAATGACGCTCAAAATGAAGCAGTGCCTGATGCACACATGACCTGCACCTCTCCCCTCTCTAGACATGTAGGACAAACGTGTACGGCCTTGCAGATGCATGACACGTAGCCAGGCCTGTACAATTAGCTgtgtgtggttgggcctttatgCAGAGCCACTTATTTGGGCTTAATATTTAGAAGAACACTAACTTATTTGCCTAGTTAATCTGACCACCATGAATAAAGCCACTGATCCCTCTGCGTGGGGATGATACATGCTGCTTCTAAGTATAATGCAAAGTGTGCGTTAATTTGTTTTGTACCTGACCTTTGTTTTTACTGTTGTTTTCACTCTTGCACTAAGACGCACTGGCTGTCTTTCTCCTAGAATATATGCGTTGAGGCATGCTTCCTAAAAGGCTGAAGGCTTTCATCAAAAAAGGAACACCTATGCACATTGGCTGAGATGACTTATCAGCTGGTAAGTCGAATGATGAGTACAATGCCACTTCTTACATGCTTGTCTAACAGACGCAGGCTGCAAACAAGGGTTGCCAGCTCCCGTACACACTGTCACGATTACGACAGACCACTCTCTCCTCACAACACActtaaaaaagggaaaaaattcCGAACTGTAGAAAAAGAACAAGCATAAAAAAAGCCAACCAAGGTAACAGAAAGTAATACAGTAACCAAACAAACTAAATAGCCACCACTTGTACCAATACTGAACTTCATTAAAGGTATATACGAGACACATTTAAATGAAAACTTAATACTACAATTTGACAACACGAAAGATAAAAAAGCAGGACTTCAGCAAGTGCATGCACAGCGCCTGGCCAAGTACTATGCAATATCCAACCATAACCACAATATAATGCCACTGCAGCATTACCCAATATTGACCTCAAAAGTAACAAACAGTAGACAAGCCAATGTGGAGCCAAATGTTTCACAGCTAAAAGGACTCAAAAGTAACTACTTTGACACAAAGTAGCCAAAAGCGAAAGCGCTGACATAATTATAAGCCCACATGTTCAGCCAAACAAGCTGATACAACCAATTTATTTTAACTTGTCCTTGTCGGTGCATGCAAAATTTGTCTGATCCACTTGAAGTGTGAATTGAAAAGTGCCATTGAAACAACTCTTTTAGTGATGAGCTATTTGATCTGTTTGGACGGTGTTTCTTTGCTATAAGTATTTGCTCacacttttttcatttttttacttcACTATGCGCATTTGTGTGCATTGAGTATGTTCTTTGACAACATTTTCATTTGTGATTTCTCTTTGTCACCATGTGCCTTCAAAAGTGAGCATTCTGCAATTAGTTTTCCAAGACTGATATCTGCAGCAAAGACTGATCAGCAGTGCCTGCACGTTCAAAAAAACTATTTTGCAAAACAAAGTGCCATTTGGGTCTTAAATGCACTcccaggtgttttttttttctttctttttctcatcacTATTGTAGCCATGTTGCCATGAGCTAAGAAACAAATGTATTGATAACTCTGAAGAATCCAGGTACCTTAGCAAAATTTGTAGGCTAGACATTCAATCACCTGGTAAAAATGTGCATCATCTGGTGCCACTGCATACAAAAAACCTCATCCAGACTGATGGCACTCACTCAAACTGCAAGGCGAGTAACTAAAGACTAGTTGAAGGGTTGTTTATATATTTATTGTGGTTTTGAAAAACACTGCTAGCAGCTGATAATAAGCAACACTAGCCTGTACTGAAGTTTTAATAACAGAGTGCAAGCACATGCACCCACTGGCTTGCTCATAACACATGCTCAGAGCTGAAGCTGCAATCCCTGGGAACGACCATCAAAGGCCCTTcaagggacactgaagagaaacactaaatcaatttagactgatAACGGActcttttaagaggaagctttagctcaggcccaactttgatgcggcctattcaaatacatgtaaaacgcaaaaccgCTCTTCTGAGATAagacgattttaatgaaattttttgcatctgagagagaaaggtaaGTTCTAGAGACTGATGGAAACGGAATTTCAATTTAAGGCATGAACTTTGTTAAAATTTTGTTAAagaattcgaaagttcgaaaaaatagacgcacgaagtttacaaattaatagctcttcatcaacagatattgcggttctgtaaacggcatctattagaacattcaaagcggacaaatttgattttTTGAATTCATTTCTTACATGAATtagttacgttgtgcacaagggttttgcgaaagctgtatttccatattattgaatttctttagattcatgcgtaagatatcaattttgtccactttagatgtaccgTCACATACAATTAACAGAATAGTGATATCATCTTTCCTTGCTGGGTtaccagagttgtaaacttgatagtttcgttttctgaaatttgtttatttgtgccaatttttaataaaaaattgatgacctaaataaaaaattcgaaactaacagtcactagattttaagtttttcttttaaatgcaacaaacctcatcaaatttggtgtagtggctggcgaaaaaaacgaattctcgttttacatgtacttggataggagcacccgagctaaagcttcttcttaaaacTCATTTCTGTTAATGTTATCGTTACTTTTTAATTAttacaaaaagaaatgaagatCAAAGTGTAATTTCTTGAATTTCGAGCCCATACCACAACGCTGGTACATCATTGTGATGTCATGAATGTCGAAGTGCTTTTCTTTAGTATTTAGGCCACtgtggctgagtaaaggttcttGAGGCCTGCTCAGTTCCGTCATTAGCTGCTTTTTTTAACACAATGCAGTTTATTTAACTGATAAATAATTAACTAGGCAAGAGTAAGCGCTGTCGAAATCCTTGTCAAGCAAGTGCAGGAACTTCAAGATGGCATCGCAACATATCTTTTGTATTGCCTTTTCTCAAGCTAACAGTAGCCttttttcggtgttgtagaagggtaatttactaatacaactaaaataagttttcttttaaGCGTCCCTTTTGTAGGACTTCTCAGACAGGCATAAACGG
This region includes:
- the rno gene encoding uncharacterized protein rno, coding for MSSGAKQKRSSIDAGSSCAGITVGSKRSRKTSACEDEDSRLSSSKAVLPPLPLPPMSKIYNSSYRSNKPAELFRKDLISAMKLPDSEPLDPDDYWFISDGWKQEWERGVQVPVNPGHLPEPAVKVIKKKSKSNDFKLPPNKYLRLSHDEFFSNELHVLTNVSALAEKTCRYDLDSLDQQWLRVFNDERKSLGLEPLPELTMEMILEDFETQCYEKLQREIRTEQGLGIEYDEDVVCDVCRSPDSEEGNEMVFCDQCDLCVHQACYGIQRIPEGSWVCRTCALGIRPPCVLCPTRGGAMKSTRSGQKWAHVSCALWIPEVSIGCVEKMEPIMKISQIPPSRWALTCCLCRERIGACIQCSVKACKRAYHVTCAFENGLEMKAIIDDNPDDEVKLKSYCPKHSKKKEVHRKEASSDDSDKKASPISREGHHQRDAEVSNEEKESARLAKIQAIEAEFYKHVSLKETAEAMSTDPVVVDFVFNFWKLKRKANHDKPLLMPLKEETDGLDKLEENSLYSRVKMFVHLRQDLERVRNLCYMVSRREKIAKSLLRIREEIFEHQVAMLKPGGPKMSEREREAVILSGQSEHVYDRLVSQDPSSPKPCLRLLLDALEGREVPNLYGLTRKPPSTPTRLPNPYAKQYVNGLRSRRLSMMGGAGESEGCVAQDEDSQGTADSATTVSGRGYTAADQLSTRPVQKAAALETLSEEQLEAGEKECGQSAGGENNLSRGIAEAQLKANRSHRLESAEDTLSTSSRNEIRKEDLSDAEGRMSTRSRNADTMNEIGDAEGRMSTRNRNPDTVNEISDTESRIPTRSRNADTVNEISDTESRMFTRSRNPDTVNEISNTESRMFTRSRNPDTVNETSNTEGGMFARSQSADTVTEISDTEGRMSTRSQNADTVNEISDTESRMSTRSRNADTVNEMRKEDLNDTEARMSTRSRNADTVRNAIKEEIGTEDHAEVECKAQTRSRRLGSVDYMRSASKGETRKDEIGVVNNRTPMRSRRPEMDQLARSPSSTEKKDDLFDIGNRTPTRSRRLEASDGMLKGSLRGDTKENEQEDAGSKTPTRSRRCEILDNSVRSLLKSEMQQKGPMELECKVPYRSRRHEQKTGFDEQKCLFRNEGKRGESTDIRSRSSSRSRRCDTKLEVAQEVIGASRTTEGQADEIGKVECKPLVRGRRLEVKNEVADEGVRSVSRHEAKKGETDGRVSMRSRRAEAVEACDDLCNVVLRKEVKKDDAVEQENRSNFGRTTRLSEAKSELGLHEAREVLENRDAGDDIGAKGSSRSRRLRKRMTACSEEGEHPQLATLASLCEFPEELNDVGRCTRSSTMQKQENAQSLEEASSREPAEGRQGVATANSYVKHTSDENMPKRPERRDRRDSVTCSVLLPEALSQPRASLSGYRIPKKAKAPNGVLEDRRGSSPVSPLHEVPSHCYVGSDGYTRGRSHVANVRRPVLGHHCEGRGGAYVERWKHDLDYGGPTGNSATSEWAGKLEVKENGSRYSMRYRPKFGGKDS